One Gossypium arboreum isolate Shixiya-1 chromosome 13, ASM2569848v2, whole genome shotgun sequence genomic window, ATTATATTAACGGCATTGTCTAGGGTCATCCCCGGGATCACTTTCATCAATACTTGGACAACATATTCCCGTTTATTGTAGTTGTCGTTGTGCAGCATGACCCGATAAGGTGGGGCTATTTTTCTTGACTTCCTGAGCAAGTTAAAACCATAAATGTTAAAAGAAGGTTCTATGAAGAAAGCAATACTAGATAACAGATATAGCATGTGCATGCGTGCCAATACATGAAAAGTTAAGGACACCAATTTAACATCACAAGTAACAAGTGTGGACACAAAATAGGTACAGGGTGTGAAATTGGAGATCTCCCCTGTTTGTAGTTGGTTTCTGGATTGTGAAATCATTTTTATAGGGAGAGCAATTTTGTTTTGAATGACCAACTAAAAAAAGGAGGGTAACCAGCAAATTTACGATAAAAACAATATCAATAATGAGTATTTCACATCAACATATTAAAAGGTACAAGAATACATTTGAATTTGGGGACGCACCTCAGATCAAACTCAGATTCACGACCAGGAGTGGTTCTCTCTATAACTGGCTTCTCCAAGATTCCTCCTCCTTTACTTGGTCCTGTGGTCGATATAGCCATGAGAATGCCACGATTGATGCATGGTCCTCTGCACAGTGACCGTTTCTCTCCTGTTTTGCATAGTTTCAATTTAACACACATTGATAGAAAGCACGGAACCATTAGTATTAAGCGCTCTACTGATGCCAATCTAATTTTGACGACCAACAAGGAACGGAGGACAGTTTTTGGTTATTGAAACAGAACACCACAATTATAGCTTTTGAAAAGATTAATAGttaatatcattcatttcattagctcaagaagctCAAAGCAATGCAGGTTCACCATATCCGGTCAATAAAATAATTGGTAATTGGAAATCAAGACTCAAGTGACTCATTAAATTACTGTCTGTAGGAAAGCAAATGAGATTAGCAAAAAACGCAAGAGTAGCATAACTAATATTCAATTTTCCGGCCATCAATAAGGAAAATGTACTATTCTCAGGTGTTCAATATATTTTGCAACAAGTCAACAAATAAGATTTAAACGACCATTTTCAGATTTCAGAGCTATTCTCGATAGATCTAAAGATGGAaaactttctctttttcttcccTCATTTTCTTGGATGAAGAAGTAAGTAGCTATATAAATGGATCCAATCATCTATAACCAAATTCATACCCTCAAAACTATACAACAAAAAAGTCTCTGGCTTTTtgtcagaaaaaaaaaaatgtcccTGGCTAATGGTGAGTGAGCTAAAAGGCAGAGAATCTAGATCTCTTTCCCACTAACAGCTAGCAAAAAACTAAGTTGACCATACATCAATAATGTTACCCTTTTAGGACAAAAACAAAACATCCTCAATAACTTGGATGAAACTGAGATATTTTATAACAGTTGCCATCTTCATTCCTAAACCAGTAACTGCCAGCAAAGCTCTAGCCCTCTAAGAAGTACAAGGTCAAATctcaaatattttcaaataataCCAGCAAACGGAACtttgtaattaaaatatgtatgtttgtatatattTCTTATTCCTAAGCATTCTTCACAAACCACAGTCTCAACTTAATAAAAACTTTCTGAAAGAGAGTAGCCATCCCAGAAAATGAATCCCCATAAAGCTCCATCCTTTTTAATCCGCATAGTTAATAAAAGCACTTCTGTATCTATAACTTGGATTATTGGATGAATAATTTGGAGGAACTAAGCAGAACATAACCGATAATAGCCAGCTAAACAAAGTGGCTGCGATACCTAGATGCGTTTTATGGTTTATTCGTAATAAATCAAGAAAATTTACAAACTTCACTTATAACccaaaattaaaaacccaaaaaagAAGAaagtgaagagaaggaagaaccTGGTTTAGGATTAAAGACGGTGTTTGGTGAGAGAGATAATCTACCACGTATGGCAGTCTCCATGCCTCTCTGACTCTATATTTCCACACACAGTCTCTCCTCCCTTCCGTCTAAACGAAAATGGTTTTCAACCACTTATTCTTCTTtcagttttcgattttttttttattttcaatattttttttgGTGGCTAAACAATCCAAAATCTGAAAGTTAAAAACATTAGGTAGTTTGAGTTGATTGAGTTCAGGAgtacattttataatttaattttattcgaattttttggaaaaatataacccttttaaatataaattttgaaatttttataaatattttagattttaaaaattatttaaaatatttaaaattattttgattttttataattttgttgagagataaatttattcatttttaaaattgacagagaacaaaaatatatttatacaaatttattatttgaattatttgagttatttaaattgtaaaatttaactcaaTCAAAACTCAAAACTCGTTTCaattaatttacaattcaatttttttctaaatCAAATCAAGTTTTACTCGactttactttaatttaattgtttgtatttgcctaaattttttatttttcatttttatttttcatatatctTTTTCTATAAAAATTTAGTCATTTGTATTTAATTGGTAGATAAAATTAGTTTTGGACTTAACGGTACTTTTAAACTTTAATTCTATCACACTTTAATACCCTAAAAGTAAAAGTAACTCTACTAATGTGATATTGACGGCTAATAGCACTGAAGACATGTGCTAGCCCAATATTTGATAAGTgacaaaaattaaaaactaaaatgttatttaaaaatcattaaaattataattttttacaattaaAAGAATGAACTTGAACAAATAGTTATCTAGATTTATCCAAACATTTTTAaagtaatttatatattttatttttaataaatattatattttatataaaatatcaaattttatgtattttaaatttaataatgttataaaattataaattaaaaatttataaaattactaaaagaacatgtttataaaattactaatagATTTGGGTCCATAGCCGTGGGTTCTAATGCATGAGATCTTGTAGCACTTACCAACGAGGCCCTTTCAATTAGTATTACATAAAAGAAATCAATTATAAACACTAATACAATCAGATCTGCTCTTCATAGACAAACTTGAGATTTGCGATCCCAAGTAAGATCGGTTCATGATCATGGGATCCTTTTCTATCAATTAGGAAGGGTTATTGTACAAAATGTACTTCTAAGTAATTGCCCtttagatcctatatctatctatATGAGGAAGAAATCATGTAACAAAGGGGATTCTTATTTGTACAAATGGTACTTCAAGCTTGAAACGAGCACGAAAAAATTAAAGTACAAgggaaaaaaatatattaatccaCGCTTTTATTATAAAAAAGTGAAAATGTGCTATTAATCCTTACACTATTATAGAATTTGAGATTTAACCACCatactttaaaagttaaaatataatttttttattttttcaatttaaaaattatagCCCAATGATTATTGTTGTTGATAGGTTgtcaaaatttatcaatttaacatatttattttttgttaatcatatttcatgtcaTGTAAGGATaacctaattaaaattttaagttgacCAATTTTGACAAAAAATACTTACGACCTTAATGATTTAACTGAgagtttgaaataaaaataaaaggacttaatttttaactttttaagtacaagaattaaatattaaattttgtcaAATTATAAGAATTAACAATATATCTCAACCAGAAAAAAAACAATTTTGatgttttttataaaaaaatctcaaaaatctcaattttaaatataaaatgctTTTGTCCCTAGACGCCTTATCTCATGTGGTATTATTCTCCAAGTGAATTTATCCACTCCATTCAAAGGACAACTCCACCAAGAGAGAAATGAGAGGTAAAGAGTGTCTCGCAGCTTTTAAAATTGATATGAGAAAAACCTTTGACAAGATCAATTAGGATTTCATTCTTATTGTCATGAAGCATATGGGATTTGAACGTGAATGGATCAATTTAATTCATCAGTGTATCTCCACTATCTCTTACTAGGTCCTTATTAATGGCTCTCTTTTGAAAGACTTCACCCTTTTCAAGGTTTGTGCTAAGGGGATCCTTTTTcccttattttttttgttttgtgcatGAACATCCTCTCACTCATGCTTCATAAAGCTGAAGTGAATGGATCCATTCATGGAATTAAGATTTTTAAGATTGCCTTCTATTAATCATTTTCTCTTTGCGAATGATTGCTAGTTTGCTACATCTTTTTTAATGCTTCTATGCAGACATGCAGATCTCTCAAGGTTATGAAATTTTGCTCTCTTTCGGGTCTCCAAATTAATTTTGCTAAGTCTAAGCTTTTCTTAGTCTTTCTAGTAAGCAACATGTAAAGAGATGGTTTATTGCCATTTTTAATGCCAAAAGAGTTTACCTTCCTGCCAAGAATTCGAGGTTTGAACTGGGGAAATTGCAAAAGAAGAAAGAGTTGTTTAATAACTTATTAGACAAAGTTAACAACAAACTTGCTCCCTGGAAGACAAAATGTTTGTTGCCGGGTGGAAGACTCACTCTTATTAAATCCACTCTGACTTCGCTTCCCCTCTATTTTCTTTCAGCTTTCAAAGGCCCCACGAAcatttgtgatgaaattgataaaGTAATTAGTGCCTTCTGATGGGGTCATAACACAAACACTACGAAATTTCATCATTGTCAATGAGATAAACTCTGTGCTCCCATCTCACAAGGGGGATTGGGAATTAGTAAGACTAAACTCTTCAACGGAACTCTCCTATCGAAAGTCACCTGGTGAATAATGACAGACCAAAACTGCATGCTCTCAAAAGTCCTAAGAGCTAAGTATTGCAGTCATACCCCCTTTGAATCTGTTGACCCAAAACCTTCCAAATTTTGGGTCTAGAAAGGCATTCTTGTTGGTAGGGATATTTGCAAAAGATGGAAGGATGTTCAACTTTGGGGTGGAAGAAACAGCTGGATCTGCACTAACTCTAACCAACCCCTTATTGACATTGTTGAACTGTATGCTTCCAACTTTCAAGTTCAAACTTATCTCTATCCTCATCTCAATAGTTGGGATCAAAATAAGTCCCTTAGATCTTTTGATATCAACAGAGCTTCAGATCTCCTTAGTAGAACACTTTCCATATAGGAAGGAGATGACAAAATAGTCTGGAAAGCCAATCACAATGTGGTTTTTACGGTTAAAAATGTTTATTCCCTCCTTTTCCAAAAGATCCCCTCTACCACTCTTTGTTGAAGATGATCATCCATGTAGCTGATTGTTTTTTGGTGTTTGCATGTAACTGTCACAGTTTGCACACATGTATGCAGCAAGTGTGTATGCTGCTTAGCTTGTAGTTTCATTACTAGTTCTTTTGTTATGGTGTTTAGTTGTAAATGAACTAAGTTGGTAAATTAGACAAATCAACATGTATACAAGTTATGTTTCACTTGTTACGAGGCAGATTAGTGGGGTTACGTGTGTTTGATGAAAACAAATGACTTATATTGTAAtcttttgatgaatgaaaaaTTGAGAGATAGAACAGATAGTGCAGATTAGTTTGCAAATTTTGTTAAGTTGCATTCTTTGGCTCATTTTCGTTTTTgctcttttctttctttgcttaagCATCAAAATCATTGTAGCCACTTTGAATATATTGTTTTGTTGATTGACTTGATTCTTTTGCTATTTGAATCGATTCATTATTGTTTGAACCAATTCTTTGTTGTTTAACTTGATTCAAAACCCAACAGTGGTATCAAGAGCCATTAATATTTGAGGGTCATTTTCCTTGTTGTTTCTGTCAAAGTATCTTCAACTAGTTTTTCACCTCCTCCACCACCTGTTTTCAATGGTTAAAAATATAGTATCTGGGTGGTTAAAATGAAGACTTACATTCAAGCTTTTGACTTGTGGGAAGTTATGAATGCTGATATTGAACCACCACCATTGAGGGCCAATCCAACTATAGCACAGATCAGACAACATAGTGATGATTGTGCCAAAAAGTACAAGGTAATGTGTTGCCTGCAGAATGGAGTTTTTGATGTGATACTGGCAAGAATCATGGCCTGTGAGACTCCAAAACAAGCTTGGGATAAGCTAAAGGAGGAGTTTCAAGGGTCAGACAAAACCAGACAGCAACAACTCATTAATCTCATGAGAGATTTTGAGAATTTGAAGAAGAGAGAGgctgaaataatgaaacaatatGCAGATAAGACCATGGCAATGGTCAATAGCATCAAGCTACTTAGAGATCAATTTAGTGATAGAAGGGTGGTTGAAAAGGTCATAAACACACTTCCTGGGAGGTGTGAGTCAAAAATTTCCTCTCTTTGAGACTCGAGGGACCTATCAGCAATCTCCTTTTCAGAGTTGATTAATGCTTTGTATGCTTAAGAGCAGAGAAGGACAAGTAAGCAAGAGGAGCACACTGAAGGAGCCTTTCAGGCCAGAAACAGAGAAGGCTGAAGCTCCTCAAGCAATGAAGAAAAGAAAGGCTGGACAAAGAAGAAAGAGAAGAGTTGGAGAGATAGTGGAAAGGAGAAAAATCCACCATGCTCTCGCTACAAGAAGACTAATCACCTGGAGAGTTATTGCTGGTTCAGATCTAATATTCAATGTAGAAGCTGCAAACAATTTAGACACATGGAAAATGTGTGCAAAAATAAAGGGCAGTAACAGCAGAACCATGTTCAAGCTCAGGCTGCTGATGGAAACCAAGCTCTGGAGGAGCATCTGTTCACTGCCTCTTGTTTTGTTTCAAGCAGCAAAGTCAATAAGAGTTGGTTAATTGACAGTGGCTGTACAAACCACATGACCTCTGATGAGAGCATTTTCAGGAAGATTGACACTAGTTTTGCTTCAAAAGTCAGAATTGGAAATGACTAGTTTATTGAGGCTAAAGGAAAAGGTGTTGTCCTAATCAGCACTCCAATAGGTGCTAAAGTAATCCAGACGTATTTTAAGTGCCTGAGTTAGATCATAATCTCCTTAGCATTGGTCAATTGCTTGAGAAGAAATACTCTGTTATTCTTAAAGATAGATGCTGCATTGTATTTGATTCATTGGGATAGGAAGTTATGATAGTCTCAATGAATAATAGAAGCTTTGAGTTGGATTGGAACTTTGTGGCATCGAGGGCGGCCTATACCAGTTCAGTGGATGAATCACATATCAGTCAGATGTTCAAGTCAAATTTGATTGAGGATATGACTAAAGTTGAAGATGAAGCTGAAGATGAAGACTTTGATGACCTTCCTGTTAAAGGCATCAGGCCTATTGTTGAAACTTATCACAGATGTGACTTAGTAGTGTTGCAGCCTGCAATTTTTAAAAAAGTTGCACAAGAAAACAACATTGGTGCTTGCTGTAAAATGGTCAAGAAGGAGTGTTGCAAGTTGGCCAATCATGCAGTAGCAAGCAACAGGGTGAAGTGCGAGCTCACCAAAATGCAAGTTTTGAACTCAGCAAAAGTGCGAGTTGAAAAATGTGCGAACTGTGCAAAGTGCAAGCTGCAAGTTGAATGAAATGCGAGCTGCAAAAGTGCGAGCTCATCAAAGTATAAGCTTGCGAGCTGGTCAAGATGCAAACTGGCTGATATACTGACCAAGCCATTTGGAAAGGTCAGGGTTGAATATTTAAGGAAGATGAATGGTGTGAGCAACATGGAGGCCAATGAGGAGTGTTGAAGATGACCATCCATGCAGCTGGTTGTTTTTTTTGGTGTTTGCATGTAACTGTCATAGTTTGCACACATGCATGCAGCACGTGTGTATGCTGCTTAGCTTTTAGTTTCATTACTAGTTCTTTTGTTATGTTATTTAGTTGTAAATGAGCTAAGTTGGTAAATTACTTCAGGTGTTTAGGTACTGATTTAGATAAATCAGCATGTCTACAAGTTATGTTTCACTTGTTACTAGGCAGATTAGTGGGGTTAGGTGTGTTTAGTGAAAACAAATGACTTATATTGTAATCTTTTTATGACTAAAAAATTGAGAGACAAAGTAGATAGTGCAGATCAGTTTGCAGATTTCTTAAGCTGCATTCTTTGGCTCATTTTCGTTTTTGCTctcttctttctttgtttaagAAGCAAAAGCATTGTAGCCACTTTGAACAGATTGTTTTGTTGATTGACTCGATTCTTTTGTTGTTTGAATCgacattattatttaaataattcttTGTTGTTTAACTCGATTCAAAACCCAACACACTCTCAATCTCAGCAAGTTGCCTGAGTTAATCAATTCCTTTcaaaatcattatttttatatggaagattTGAAATAATTGCCTCCCCACTAAAGAATCGAGAAAACTCTCTACTAATGATAATCTCTATCTTCTCTACAATGAAGATAGGGAAACCCCCTATGCATCCCTCCTTAAATTGTAGTTTTGCAAGGGCCGTTTAGTTTGGTTCCCCTCTTGCACTCCACTTCAACTCTCTTACTTATTCATCTCAGCTGGATCCTACTGGCTCTAGAGAAGTTGTATCAACTCTCTGGATTCAAGAAACTTCTACATTGTTACGGTCTATGCCCTTTGGATTATATGACAATTGAGAAATGAACTCATCTTCTAAGGATCTAGTCCCTGTCCTATAGGTGCtattaaaagaattttttatCTCTACCATTCGATACTCAACTCCTTTCCTGCTAATATTTCTCAGACTATTCAATTAAGGACTCAGCCTTCTCTTAGACTTGGTAAACACTTCTCCCAATGGTTCTTATCGTTAAGCATTATTAAAAATCGACAAAATGATATGACTGGAAGAGCGGCCATCGTTCAAAACTCAAATGGATTCCAACTGTTGTCCATTCATAGCTTCAAATTTGCTACCAAACTTCAGGCTAGAATTTTTATCCTCTACGCTATTCTTTTGTCCCTTAAGTCTCACAATATTTCTTCTTGTAGGTTGCTGGACAGAGACAAAAAATGAACCAACATTATTCTTGGATGCACCAAAACAGTGTGGAAACTTGAACCACCATTCAAAGATGTCCAAAATCTCTTCCAATTTGTCACCATTAGTCAGCAACTAGAGGGCAACCACATACTAAGAAGAGAAACAGTGAAATGGGCAACATGTGCTTTGAGAGCTTGCATTAGTTTCTCCTTGCCATAAATGCTCTTCCTTGATAATGTAccaaaaaaataaactaaaactaaaaGCTAGCCAATGATAAGTTGAAGTCTTAGTGAGTGTGTGTATACGAATGTTGCAAAGTCTCAGCCAGGGTTTTGATGAATGGTAAATGATCAGTCCTTTTCTTCAATCAATTTCTTTGTTTACattcaaatgaaaaaaataaattaggtAAACTGTCTTTGGATTTATAAG contains:
- the LOC108461656 gene encoding ATP-dependent Clp protease adapter protein CLPS1, chloroplastic-like, with the translated sequence METAIRGRLSLSPNTVFNPKPGEKRSLCRGPCINRGILMAISTTGPSKGGGILEKPVIERTTPGRESEFDLRKSRKIAPPYRVMLHNDNYNKREYVVQVLMKVIPGMTLDNAVNIMQEAHYNGLAVVIICAQADAEEHCMQLRGNGLLSSIEPASGGC